ATAACAAAACCAGAGCCGCAGTAACAAGGAGTCTAAGTAATAATTTCATAGTTTTTAATTTTAAAATTTATTTAAAAGTAATAAAATTTAATAATACAATCCTCTATTTAAAATCCCATCAATTGCTTTTTTTTCGTGTGCAATTAACCTTTCCCTTTTAACATCTTCAATATCATGTCCTACTCCATAGTATTCTATACTGAAAAATTTCAGAATTTCATCAAAAATAAGTTTTACTCTTTCTAAATGATAATCTGAAGTAATGACGATAGCAGAAAGCAAACCATGATCCTCTAATATTTTTTTTGACAGAACTGCATCTTCAACTGTATTACCCGATAAAGCAGGTTCTAAAAAACTTCCTGCATCTACTCCTTTATCCATTAAGTATTTCATTGCATAAGTTGCATGCGGATCAGGACTAGTATTAAAATGTGTTCCAAAACCACCTGTGCAAAGTATATAATGTTCTCTCGGATTAAATATTTTTAAACAATAATTCAATCGATCTTTAGGAGTACTACTCAAATCCCCTGTTTCGGAATTTTTTGCACCCAGTACAATTAAAACTTTCATCTCTTTAAATTTTGCACCACTAAAAGCAATAGTTTTTATATCTGAAATTCTATTCCTTTAAAAATTCTGCTGTAAGTTCAAAAAACATTTTAGGATTTTCGGCATGAAGCCAATGTCCTGCATTTGGAATCGTTTCTAGTTTTAAATTCGGAAAGTGCTTTTTAATAGCATCAATTTCTGAATCCTGAATATATCCTGAATTCCCACCTCTTATAAATAATGTTGGTTTATC
The sequence above is drawn from the Flavobacterium sp. N2038 genome and encodes:
- a CDS encoding YdcF family protein, with amino-acid sequence MKVLIVLGAKNSETGDLSSTPKDRLNYCLKIFNPREHYILCTGGFGTHFNTSPDPHATYAMKYLMDKGVDAGSFLEPALSGNTVEDAVLSKKILEDHGLLSAIVITSDYHLERVKLIFDEILKFFSIEYYGVGHDIEDVKRERLIAHEKKAIDGILNRGLYY